One stretch of Chryseobacterium indologenes DNA includes these proteins:
- a CDS encoding RagB/SusD family nutrient uptake outer membrane protein codes for MKNKNFIYKGLAVTMLAGLSFSTIACGGSYLDEVENSGAFKTDMYFKNETQSFSALVSVYDVLRKYSSGFENTVTFFNAGSDDFYSGGGSSNDGAGIQGMNNYAINPNTMPASYWRDYYQGIARANLLIENVPKADMSDELKKRFSAEAKVLRSLYYFELLRMFGNIPLVLKSVKFDDDYWHIPQTKPSDVYTQIENDILASIPDLMMTANANDKGRITQGTARAILGKIYLYDKKMPEAAAQFAEVNGTPGGTSQYGYKLVEKYADLFKVGSEKGDEYKFSTESILEVMHTNKANSDWSFWGQGKDEGNSINAMLGPRSYSINKKITDNKAPDLFPGWSFNTVTQDLYDFMQGDPRLEVTIFNIKPWVDQGKVTYSPAFADTGYFLNKYMPTRDLVSSLPGAPELNFRQNYIAIRLADTYLMEAEALGGSGARAQALLDAVRARVKLGSVPVSMQAIKDERRRELAGEGHRWFDLVRWGDAPSKLGFKGFKANKNEILPIPFNELPNTSLHQNPGY; via the coding sequence ATGAAAAATAAGAATTTTATATATAAAGGACTTGCTGTTACGATGTTGGCAGGATTAAGTTTCAGTACTATTGCCTGCGGAGGCTCTTATCTGGATGAAGTAGAAAACTCAGGAGCTTTTAAAACGGATATGTATTTTAAGAATGAGACTCAATCTTTTAGTGCATTGGTATCTGTATATGATGTTTTAAGAAAATATTCCAGCGGCTTCGAAAATACAGTTACTTTCTTTAATGCCGGATCTGATGACTTTTATTCAGGTGGAGGAAGCTCTAATGATGGGGCAGGCATACAGGGAATGAATAACTATGCTATAAACCCTAATACAATGCCTGCAAGTTATTGGAGAGATTACTATCAGGGAATAGCAAGGGCCAATCTTTTGATAGAGAATGTTCCAAAAGCAGATATGAGTGATGAACTTAAAAAGAGATTCAGTGCTGAAGCAAAAGTACTGAGATCTCTGTACTATTTTGAACTTTTAAGAATGTTTGGAAATATTCCGTTAGTCCTTAAGAGTGTGAAATTCGATGATGATTACTGGCATATTCCACAGACAAAACCGAGTGACGTATACACTCAGATAGAAAATGATATTCTTGCTTCCATTCCGGATTTAATGATGACAGCCAATGCTAATGACAAAGGGAGGATTACACAGGGAACAGCCAGAGCAATATTGGGTAAAATTTATTTGTATGATAAAAAAATGCCTGAAGCAGCAGCGCAGTTTGCAGAAGTGAACGGCACACCTGGAGGAACAAGTCAATATGGGTACAAATTGGTAGAGAAATATGCAGATTTATTTAAAGTAGGATCAGAAAAAGGAGATGAATATAAATTTTCAACAGAATCAATCCTGGAGGTTATGCATACCAACAAAGCAAACTCTGACTGGAGTTTCTGGGGACAGGGAAAAGATGAAGGCAATTCCATCAATGCAATGCTAGGTCCACGTTCTTATTCCATCAATAAAAAGATTACGGATAATAAAGCACCAGATCTGTTTCCGGGTTGGTCATTCAATACAGTAACACAAGACTTATATGACTTTATGCAGGGAGACCCTAGATTGGAGGTGACTATTTTTAATATCAAACCATGGGTAGACCAGGGCAAAGTAACTTATAGTCCTGCGTTTGCGGATACCGGATATTTTTTAAATAAATATATGCCTACCAGAGATTTGGTAAGTTCACTTCCCGGAGCTCCCGAGCTCAATTTCAGACAGAATTATATTGCCATACGATTAGCTGATACCTATCTTATGGAAGCAGAAGCTTTAGGAGGTTCAGGTGCAAGAGCTCAGGCATTGTTAGATGCAGTAAGAGCAAGGGTAAAACTAGGTTCAGTTCCGGTTTCTATGCAGGCAATTAAAGACGAAAGAAGGAGAGAACTTGCTGGTGAAGGGCACCGGTGGTTTGATCTTGTAAGATGGGGTGATGCTCCATCAAAGCTTGGATTTAAAGGATTTAAAGCCAACAAGAATGAAATACTACCGATTCCGTTTAATGAGCTGCCGAATACATCGCTGCATCAAAATCCGGGATATTAA
- a CDS encoding glycoside hydrolase family 30 protein, with product MKFHNLYSFFKGTALLCGVVLFPLSCASVVQDKEHKIQYWLTKGDESIKLQLQAPIRFVNTSNNLQNIEIDDTQKFQYIDGFGYTLTGGSVEVINRLSSSKRKALLNELFGSDKNSVSISYLRVSIGASDLDGEVFSYDDLPEGQTDVSLSKFSLAKDKALMAMLKEILAINPKIKIIATPWSAPVWMKDNGQSKGGRLKPEFYKTYAQYFVKYIQGMQKEGIIIDAITPQNEPLHPGNNPSMYMPSEKQRDFIKGYLGPVFKVANIKTKIVVYDHNCNKPEYALDILKDPEAYQYIDGSAFHLYEGNISALSTVHDAFPDKNLYFTEQWTGAKGTFNEDLNWHMKNVIIGSMRNWSKTALEWNLANDPKYGPHTTGGCTECKGAITVSDRENFTRNVAYYIVAHASKFVPAGSQRIASTQTNYLSTAAFKTPAGKTILIVQNDNKAVENFNIKFAGKIATVNIPGQSAATYIF from the coding sequence ATGAAGTTTCACAACTTATATAGTTTCTTTAAAGGTACTGCACTGCTTTGCGGTGTGGTACTTTTTCCTTTATCGTGTGCCTCAGTTGTTCAGGATAAAGAGCATAAAATTCAGTATTGGCTGACCAAAGGAGATGAAAGCATCAAATTACAACTCCAAGCCCCAATCAGATTTGTAAATACCTCCAATAATCTTCAGAATATTGAAATTGATGACACTCAAAAGTTTCAATATATTGATGGTTTTGGATATACATTAACAGGAGGAAGTGTTGAGGTTATCAATCGGCTATCATCATCAAAAAGAAAAGCTTTACTGAACGAACTTTTCGGAAGTGATAAAAACTCTGTTTCCATCAGTTATCTGAGAGTAAGCATTGGAGCTTCAGACCTTGATGGTGAAGTTTTTTCTTATGACGATCTTCCGGAAGGGCAGACTGATGTTTCTCTTTCCAAATTCAGTTTAGCAAAAGATAAAGCCTTAATGGCAATGCTGAAAGAGATCTTAGCGATCAATCCTAAGATTAAAATCATCGCAACTCCATGGTCTGCACCGGTTTGGATGAAAGATAACGGACAATCAAAAGGTGGACGTTTAAAACCTGAATTTTATAAAACGTATGCACAATATTTTGTAAAATATATCCAGGGAATGCAAAAAGAAGGAATCATTATTGACGCCATCACTCCTCAAAATGAACCTTTACATCCTGGGAATAATCCAAGTATGTACATGCCTTCTGAAAAACAGAGAGATTTTATCAAAGGGTACTTGGGACCTGTTTTTAAAGTCGCTAATATCAAGACCAAAATTGTTGTATACGATCATAATTGCAATAAACCGGAATATGCTCTTGATATTTTAAAAGATCCTGAAGCTTATCAATATATTGACGGATCAGCTTTCCATTTGTATGAAGGTAATATTTCAGCATTAAGTACTGTTCACGATGCTTTTCCTGATAAGAATTTATATTTTACTGAACAGTGGACAGGTGCTAAAGGAACATTCAATGAAGATCTGAACTGGCATATGAAAAATGTAATCATCGGATCCATGAGAAACTGGAGTAAAACAGCTTTGGAATGGAATCTTGCCAATGATCCGAAATATGGACCCCATACAACGGGCGGATGTACGGAATGTAAAGGAGCCATTACTGTTTCAGACCGTGAGAATTTTACCAGAAATGTTGCTTATTATATTGTGGCTCACGCGTCTAAGTTTGTACCAGCAGGTTCACAGCGTATTGCATCAACTCAAACAAACTATTTATCAACAGCAGCATTTAAAACTCCTGCCGGAAAAACGATATTGATTGTTCAGAATGATAATAAGGCCGTTGAAAATTTTAATATTAAATTTGCCGGAAAGATCGCTACAGTAAACATTCCTGGGCAATCTGCCGCAACATATATTTTTTAA
- a CDS encoding glycoside hydrolase family 3 N-terminal domain-containing protein, which translates to MKRVYLLLAFSAFGMSICAQKTTDQRVAELLSKMTLEEKIGQMVQYSGFEYATGPQHSNSAAVLEEIKKGKVGSMLNVAGAEETRAFQKLAMQSRLKIPLLFGQDVIHGYRTTFPVNIGQAASWDLGMIEKSERIAATEASAYGIHWTFAPMVDIARDPRWGRVMEGSGEDTYLGTQIGLARIKGFQGKGLGSLDAIMACAKHFAAYGAAVGGRDYNSVDMSLRQLNETYLPPFKAAAEAGVATFMNSFNDINGIPATANQYIQRNLLKGKWNYKGFVVSDWGSIGEIIPHGYAKNGAEAAEKAIQGGSDMDMESRVYMAELPKLVKEGKVDAKLVDDATGRILTKKFEMGLFDDPYRFSNEKRQKEQVNNQENRKFGREFGSKSIVLLKNKENILPLSKTIKTVALIGPFGKETVANHGFWSIAFKDDTQRIVSQFDGIKNQLDKNATLLYAKGCNVDDQDKTMFAEAIEVARKSDVVIMTLGEGHAMSGEAKSRSNIGFSGVQEDLLKEVAKTGKPIILMINAGRPLIFNWAADHIPAIVYTWWLGTEAGNSIADVLFGTVNPSGKLPMTFPRAEGQIPVYYNHYNTGRPAKNNTDRNYVSAYIDLDNDPKFPFGFGLSYTDFTYSDMILSSENLKGNQRLNISVTVSNTGKYDGEEVVQLYIRDLFGKVVRPVKELKGFKKIFIKKGETQKVEFTLTPDDLKFFDDELNFDWEAGEFDIMVGTNSQNVQTKRINWQK; encoded by the coding sequence ATGAAGAGAGTTTATTTGTTACTGGCATTCTCAGCATTTGGAATGAGCATCTGCGCACAGAAAACAACAGATCAGAGAGTAGCAGAGCTTTTATCTAAAATGACACTGGAAGAAAAAATAGGGCAGATGGTGCAATATAGCGGATTTGAATACGCCACAGGACCTCAGCATTCTAATTCTGCCGCAGTGCTGGAAGAAATCAAAAAGGGAAAAGTTGGCTCTATGCTTAATGTTGCCGGAGCAGAAGAAACCAGGGCATTTCAGAAACTGGCTATGCAATCCCGGTTGAAGATTCCTTTATTGTTCGGACAGGATGTTATTCATGGATACAGAACTACTTTTCCTGTCAATATTGGACAGGCGGCGAGTTGGGATCTGGGAATGATAGAGAAATCAGAAAGAATTGCAGCTACAGAAGCGTCTGCTTATGGCATTCACTGGACTTTTGCGCCGATGGTAGATATTGCCAGAGACCCAAGATGGGGAAGAGTGATGGAAGGCTCGGGAGAGGATACTTACCTTGGAACTCAAATCGGATTAGCAAGAATTAAAGGATTTCAGGGAAAAGGATTAGGAAGCCTTGATGCCATTATGGCCTGTGCAAAACATTTTGCAGCATATGGTGCTGCGGTAGGAGGAAGAGACTATAATTCTGTTGACATGAGCCTCAGGCAACTGAATGAAACCTACCTTCCACCTTTTAAAGCTGCGGCCGAAGCAGGAGTTGCTACGTTCATGAATTCTTTCAATGATATCAACGGAATTCCAGCAACAGCCAATCAATATATCCAAAGAAATTTACTAAAAGGAAAATGGAATTATAAAGGTTTTGTGGTTTCAGACTGGGGAAGTATTGGAGAAATAATTCCTCACGGATATGCAAAAAATGGTGCTGAGGCTGCTGAAAAAGCAATACAGGGAGGCAGTGATATGGATATGGAAAGCCGGGTATATATGGCAGAACTTCCAAAACTTGTTAAAGAAGGAAAAGTAGATGCTAAACTGGTGGATGATGCTACAGGAAGAATTTTAACCAAAAAATTCGAGATGGGGCTCTTCGACGATCCTTACCGGTTCAGTAATGAAAAAAGACAGAAAGAACAGGTTAATAACCAGGAAAATAGAAAATTCGGAAGAGAATTTGGATCCAAAAGCATTGTTCTCCTTAAAAATAAAGAAAATATCCTTCCGCTTTCAAAAACCATAAAAACAGTTGCTTTGATTGGTCCGTTCGGAAAGGAAACCGTAGCTAATCATGGGTTTTGGTCTATTGCATTTAAGGATGATACCCAAAGAATTGTTTCACAGTTTGATGGGATTAAAAATCAACTTGATAAAAACGCTACCTTATTGTATGCAAAAGGATGTAATGTAGATGACCAGGATAAAACAATGTTTGCAGAAGCAATAGAGGTAGCCAGAAAATCAGATGTGGTGATTATGACTCTAGGGGAAGGACATGCGATGAGTGGTGAAGCAAAAAGCCGCAGCAATATTGGCTTTTCCGGGGTGCAGGAAGATCTGTTGAAGGAAGTTGCCAAAACAGGAAAACCGATTATTCTTATGATTAATGCAGGAAGACCTTTGATTTTCAACTGGGCGGCAGACCATATTCCTGCTATTGTCTATACCTGGTGGCTGGGAACGGAAGCCGGGAATTCTATTGCTGATGTTCTGTTTGGAACCGTAAATCCAAGTGGAAAACTTCCGATGACTTTTCCAAGAGCTGAAGGACAGATTCCGGTTTATTATAATCATTACAATACGGGCAGACCAGCAAAAAATAATACAGATAGAAATTATGTTTCAGCATATATTGATCTTGACAACGATCCGAAATTCCCATTTGGATTTGGATTGAGCTATACAGACTTTACCTATTCCGATATGATTCTAAGTTCCGAAAACCTGAAAGGAAATCAGAGATTAAATATAAGCGTTACTGTTTCCAATACCGGGAAATATGATGGAGAAGAAGTGGTGCAGCTTTATATAAGAGATCTTTTTGGGAAAGTAGTAAGACCTGTAAAAGAATTGAAAGGGTTTAAAAAAATATTCATCAAAAAAGGAGAAACCCAAAAAGTAGAATTTACCCTGACTCCGGATGATCTGAAGTTTTTTGATGACGAATTGAATTTTGACTGGGAAGCAGGTGAGTTTGATATTATGGTGGGAACCAATTCTCAGAATGTACAAACCAAAAGAATTAATTGGCAGAAATAA
- a CDS encoding glycoside hydrolase family 16 protein, translated as MNLTPKNSIRLCVLVAIVALSVTNCNSTKVDSGRKLIWSDEFNGKGLPDSSKWNYDVGGDGYGNNEAQFYTKNRLENARMENGNLIIEARKEDWENNKYTSARLLTKGKFSFQYGTIEVRAKLPKGRGTWPAIWMMSENMKKWPDDGELDIMEHVGFNPGYIHASVHTQKYNHIQGTQKTDTVVVKDVSEKFHVYKADWTPEKIDVYINDKKFFTYENKEKTKEAWPFDQPYFIILNLAIGGFWGGKEGIDDRIFPQKYYIDYVRVYQNK; from the coding sequence ATGAATTTAACCCCCAAAAATAGTATCCGGCTTTGCGTACTTGTTGCAATAGTGGCTTTATCGGTAACAAATTGTAATTCAACCAAAGTTGATTCCGGCAGGAAATTAATCTGGAGTGATGAATTTAACGGAAAAGGACTTCCTGATTCTTCAAAATGGAACTATGATGTAGGAGGAGATGGCTATGGAAATAATGAAGCTCAGTTTTATACCAAAAACAGGCTTGAAAATGCCAGAATGGAAAATGGAAATCTCATCATTGAAGCAAGGAAAGAAGATTGGGAGAACAATAAATATACTTCCGCAAGGCTTTTAACCAAAGGGAAATTCTCTTTTCAATATGGTACCATAGAAGTACGGGCGAAACTTCCGAAGGGGAGAGGAACGTGGCCAGCCATTTGGATGATGAGTGAGAATATGAAGAAATGGCCGGATGATGGGGAACTGGATATTATGGAACATGTAGGATTCAATCCAGGATATATTCATGCTTCAGTGCATACCCAAAAATACAATCATATCCAGGGAACACAGAAAACGGATACTGTGGTTGTAAAAGATGTAAGTGAAAAGTTTCATGTGTATAAAGCAGATTGGACACCGGAAAAGATTGATGTTTATATTAATGATAAGAAGTTCTTTACCTATGAAAATAAAGAGAAAACCAAGGAGGCATGGCCCTTTGACCAACCTTATTTTATCATATTAAATTTAGCAATAGGCGGTTTTTGGGGTGGAAAAGAAGGGATTGATGACCGTATTTTCCCACAGAAGTATTATATAGACTATGTAAGAGTCTATCAGAATAAATAA
- a CDS encoding glycoside hydrolase family 30 protein, whose protein sequence is MRKLIVSCFVVGVAINVNAQNYWKKHEGKTAKVILTNSKVNERMADKGAVKFEQFGQPKETEACIFVAPHFKYQKLIGIGGAITDASAETFYKMPKNKQQEILDAYFGKNGLGYTVVRTNMNSCDFSSDSYTYVADNDTSLKTFNIAHDEKYKIPLIKEAQKAIGNSFTFYFSPWSPPAWMKSNKSLYKGGRLENQYYQTWADYYIKFIKEYEKRGINVWGLTVQNEPMATQSWESCIYTAEEEGEFLKNNLGPTLWKNGYKDKKVMIWDHNRDLIYQRATTTLSDPETSKYASGIGYHWYETWNNKTQLFDNLAETHRAFPDKFLAFTEGCKEQFAMDRIYDVSLGELYSKNMLNDFNKGNALWTDWNILLDETGGPNHKGNFCFAPIIADTKTGEVFYTYEYYYIGHVSKYIKPNAQRIGSSSNRAALTSSAFMNENGQLVTVIMNDSDNDIETNLWIEGMAAKLNAPAHSIQTVIL, encoded by the coding sequence ATGAGAAAACTAATCGTAAGTTGTTTTGTAGTAGGGGTTGCAATCAATGTGAATGCCCAGAACTATTGGAAAAAGCATGAAGGAAAAACAGCTAAGGTAATTTTGACCAATTCTAAGGTCAATGAAAGAATGGCAGATAAAGGAGCTGTAAAGTTTGAACAGTTTGGCCAGCCAAAAGAAACGGAAGCCTGTATTTTTGTTGCTCCTCATTTTAAATATCAAAAACTGATCGGAATTGGAGGGGCTATTACAGATGCTTCTGCAGAGACTTTCTACAAAATGCCAAAGAATAAACAGCAAGAAATTCTTGATGCCTATTTCGGAAAGAATGGGCTAGGGTACACTGTGGTTCGTACCAATATGAACTCTTGTGACTTCTCCAGCGACTCTTATACGTATGTAGCAGACAATGACACCTCCTTGAAAACTTTCAACATTGCTCACGACGAAAAGTATAAGATCCCATTGATTAAGGAAGCTCAAAAAGCAATTGGAAACAGTTTTACCTTTTATTTCTCTCCATGGAGCCCACCAGCCTGGATGAAATCTAATAAGAGTTTATACAAAGGCGGAAGGTTGGAAAACCAATACTATCAGACTTGGGCAGATTATTATATTAAATTCATCAAAGAATATGAAAAAAGAGGAATTAATGTTTGGGGACTTACCGTTCAGAATGAACCTATGGCTACCCAATCCTGGGAATCCTGTATTTATACGGCTGAAGAAGAAGGAGAGTTCCTGAAGAATAATTTAGGTCCAACTCTATGGAAAAACGGCTATAAAGACAAAAAAGTAATGATCTGGGATCACAACAGAGATTTGATCTACCAAAGAGCAACCACCACACTCAGTGATCCTGAAACTTCAAAATATGCAAGTGGGATAGGGTATCACTGGTATGAAACCTGGAACAACAAAACCCAGCTGTTTGATAACCTGGCAGAAACCCACAGAGCGTTTCCCGATAAATTCCTTGCTTTCACAGAAGGTTGTAAAGAACAGTTTGCCATGGACAGAATTTATGATGTAAGCCTTGGTGAACTCTACAGCAAAAATATGCTGAACGATTTTAATAAAGGAAATGCTTTATGGACAGACTGGAATATCCTGCTGGATGAAACCGGAGGTCCAAACCATAAGGGAAATTTCTGCTTTGCACCGATCATTGCAGATACAAAAACAGGTGAAGTGTTTTATACTTATGAATATTATTACATTGGACATGTTTCAAAGTATATTAAACCTAATGCACAAAGGATAGGTTCATCTTCCAACAGAGCAGCTTTAACTTCTTCTGCTTTTATGAATGAAAACGGTCAGTTAGTAACCGTAATTATGAATGATTCAGATAATGATATTGAAACCAATCTTTGGATTGAAGGGATGGCAGCCAAGCTGAATGCACCAGCCCATTCTATACAGACCGTAATTTTATAA
- a CDS encoding DUF4280 domain-containing protein, with translation MPQYITDTTLLKCDKGTTPTPITVTSQSFMHIDGMLQATEEDKQPNINIKPFGICSILRSSCTPNPIHWESTSVFEIEGKKELLDNSICQCSTGGKISILKSNQGFVSE, from the coding sequence ATGCCTCAATATATAACTGACACCACCTTGCTAAAATGTGATAAAGGAACTACTCCCACACCAATCACAGTAACTAGTCAATCTTTTATGCATATTGATGGAATGTTACAAGCTACAGAGGAAGATAAACAACCTAATATTAATATAAAACCTTTTGGAATATGCAGTATTTTAAGATCGTCTTGTACTCCCAACCCTATCCATTGGGAAAGCACGTCTGTCTTTGAAATTGAAGGTAAAAAAGAACTCTTGGATAACTCAATCTGTCAATGTTCAACCGGAGGTAAAATATCAATTTTAAAATCAAATCAGGGTTTTGTAAGTGAATGA
- a CDS encoding type VI secretion system Vgr family protein: MKKNTSNSDKISENHIPGINRVVKLDIVIDGKPISHFKHFCLQQSAKTHHQFELTLAHDSLGETQNHNLEQAKQFFGKRLTITFKYKDPENESPERTFVGVIMKVAFSQEKMSLGNIVLKGNSPTILMDSAPHTQSFGGNQPVNTSIIANRIIKESLGTNEFDFRIDTQNKGYINYSSQYCETHYNYLARIAEAYGEQFYYDGEVLHFGKLPPHEKSIKLIDGSNVNDVQIELNAVHIKPEYFGYNSSNHAKMIGVDNQIKHLGELPSETYKLNNNIFKTRSLTPAPVNPNMFLDIDDSQKSARGSKAVDVFIVSGKTTVPFLYTGCVADLAMRKPDSTQTSHFTTLMITEVNHEVDSRGYYTGSFEAIAEGTGFMPKPDFIMPKAEPQVATVISNVDPLNQGRIQVRFDWQLNDTTHFIRMMSPDAGGTDAIRQNRGFVAIPEIGDQVMVGFEYHNPDFPFAMGGMFHGGVGLGGGMDNRVKSLQTRSGHRLVFTENESILLTDKSGNELRFDTEGSNINITAPETITIKSKNLKFDIEENIDTRVGKNMDTNVGQNIKIIAKQEISQDSGEKTIINAGTNTEISAKSHLDLYGKEKFIGYTDGQTEFGAKDRMHVYGANSLLTAKEKIEYKAPQMNKLPEDGKFDYTKEKQIVNVQWMDAEAEESIDVAFLGDKISLLVQTRNFNEGETITIDIEDDVNGEIKETTYSGTIDKAGFSILKQKIEIKHENTNNESV; the protein is encoded by the coding sequence ATGAAAAAAAATACATCAAATTCAGATAAAATATCGGAGAATCATATTCCGGGTATTAACCGTGTGGTAAAGCTTGACATTGTTATTGATGGAAAGCCTATCAGCCACTTTAAGCACTTCTGCCTGCAACAAAGCGCCAAAACTCATCATCAATTTGAACTTACTCTAGCTCATGATTCTTTAGGGGAAACACAAAACCATAACTTAGAACAGGCAAAACAGTTTTTCGGGAAACGATTGACCATTACTTTCAAATATAAAGATCCTGAAAACGAAAGCCCGGAACGGACATTTGTAGGGGTTATTATGAAGGTAGCATTCAGTCAGGAAAAAATGAGTCTGGGAAATATTGTACTGAAAGGAAATAGCCCCACCATTCTGATGGATTCTGCTCCGCATACTCAAAGTTTTGGAGGCAATCAGCCAGTCAACACATCCATTATTGCTAATAGGATCATTAAAGAATCTTTGGGAACTAATGAGTTTGATTTTAGAATAGATACACAAAATAAAGGGTACATTAATTATAGCTCACAATATTGCGAAACTCATTATAATTATTTAGCAAGAATTGCAGAGGCTTATGGGGAACAATTCTATTATGATGGAGAGGTACTTCACTTCGGAAAGTTACCACCTCATGAAAAATCCATAAAACTTATTGACGGTAGTAATGTCAATGATGTACAGATAGAGTTAAATGCAGTACATATCAAGCCTGAATATTTTGGATACAATAGTAGTAATCACGCAAAGATGATTGGGGTTGATAATCAGATCAAACATCTTGGTGAACTACCATCAGAAACATATAAGCTTAACAATAATATATTTAAAACCCGCTCCCTGACTCCTGCTCCTGTAAATCCTAATATGTTTCTTGATATAGATGATTCTCAGAAAAGTGCAAGAGGGAGTAAAGCTGTAGATGTTTTTATTGTTTCGGGAAAGACAACTGTACCATTCCTATATACGGGCTGTGTTGCGGACTTAGCTATGAGGAAACCAGATAGCACCCAAACTTCACACTTTACCACTTTGATGATAACTGAAGTAAATCACGAGGTTGATTCAAGAGGATATTATACAGGAAGTTTTGAAGCTATAGCTGAAGGAACTGGGTTTATGCCTAAGCCTGATTTTATAATGCCAAAAGCAGAACCACAAGTTGCAACTGTTATCTCTAATGTAGATCCTCTAAACCAAGGAAGAATACAGGTGAGATTCGACTGGCAATTGAATGATACCACTCATTTTATCCGAATGATGAGTCCTGATGCAGGCGGAACGGATGCAATAAGACAGAATAGAGGATTTGTTGCAATCCCTGAAATTGGAGATCAGGTAATGGTAGGTTTTGAATATCATAATCCAGATTTCCCTTTTGCAATGGGTGGCATGTTTCATGGAGGTGTAGGATTAGGTGGTGGAATGGACAATCGTGTAAAATCTTTACAGACACGAAGTGGACATAGATTAGTGTTCACAGAAAATGAGAGCATTTTACTGACAGATAAAAGTGGTAATGAGTTGAGATTTGATACAGAAGGAAGTAATATCAACATCACTGCCCCTGAAACTATTACTATAAAATCAAAGAACCTGAAGTTTGATATTGAAGAGAATATTGATACCAGAGTAGGAAAGAATATGGATACCAATGTTGGGCAAAATATCAAAATTATTGCTAAACAGGAGATCAGCCAAGACAGTGGTGAGAAAACTATTATCAATGCTGGAACTAATACTGAAATATCAGCAAAATCTCACCTAGACCTTTACGGTAAAGAAAAATTCATTGGTTATACAGATGGGCAAACTGAATTCGGAGCAAAAGACAGAATGCATGTATATGGAGCGAATTCATTATTGACAGCCAAAGAAAAGATTGAGTACAAAGCTCCACAAATGAATAAGCTTCCAGAGGATGGAAAATTTGATTATACGAAAGAAAAACAGATTGTGAATGTGCAATGGATGGATGCAGAGGCAGAGGAAAGTATAGATGTAGCTTTTTTGGGTGATAAAATAAGCTTGCTTGTTCAAACTAGGAACTTTAATGAAGGAGAAACTATTACTATAGATATTGAAGATGATGTTAATGGTGAGATAAAGGAAACTACATATTCAGGAACTATAGATAAGGCCGGCTTTTCTATTTTAAAACAAAAAATAGAAATTAAGCATGAGAATACAAATAATGAATCTGTTTAA
- a CDS encoding enoyl-ACP reductase FabI, whose translation MSYGLLKGKKGIIFGALNEQSIAWKVAERCHEEGAEFILSNAPIALRMGELNGLAEKTGSEVIGADATSIEDLEKLFDAAVAKFGKIDFILHSIGMSINVRKGKHYTEMNYDWLEKGWDISAVSFHKVMRVAWEKDCMNEWGSILALTYIAAQRTFPDYNDMSDNKAYLESIARTFGNYWGERKVRVNTVSQSPTMTTAGSGVKGFGGFLGYAEDMSPLGNATALECADYCVTLFSDLTKKVTMQNLFHDGGFSSSGVTQRVISKYDAE comes from the coding sequence ATGTCATACGGTTTACTAAAAGGCAAAAAGGGAATTATATTTGGAGCCCTTAATGAACAATCTATCGCATGGAAAGTTGCTGAGAGATGTCATGAGGAAGGTGCAGAATTCATCTTATCTAATGCTCCTATCGCTTTGAGAATGGGAGAACTTAATGGTTTAGCAGAAAAAACAGGTTCTGAAGTAATAGGTGCTGATGCTACTTCTATCGAAGATCTTGAAAAACTTTTTGATGCCGCTGTTGCAAAATTTGGTAAAATCGACTTTATCCTTCATTCTATAGGAATGTCTATCAATGTAAGAAAAGGAAAACATTATACGGAAATGAATTACGACTGGTTAGAAAAAGGCTGGGATATTTCAGCGGTTTCTTTCCATAAAGTAATGCGTGTGGCTTGGGAGAAAGACTGTATGAATGAGTGGGGAAGCATCCTGGCACTTACTTATATTGCTGCTCAGAGAACATTCCCGGACTACAATGATATGTCTGACAATAAAGCTTACCTGGAAAGTATTGCAAGAACTTTCGGAAACTATTGGGGTGAAAGAAAAGTGCGTGTAAACACAGTTTCTCAGTCTCCTACAATGACTACTGCGGGAAGCGGTGTGAAAGGTTTCGGAGGATTCCTTGGTTATGCTGAGGATATGTCTCCACTAGGAAATGCTACAGCTCTTGAATGTGCAGACTATTGTGTAACTCTATTCTCCGATCTTACTAAAAAAGTAACGATGCAGAATCTTTTCCACGATGGAGGTTTCAGCAGCTCAGGGGTTACTCAGAGAGTGATTAGTAAATATGATGCTGAATAA